In Clostridium swellfunianum, a genomic segment contains:
- a CDS encoding sugar phosphate isomerase/epimerase family protein produces MHLGFLTVCLGKMPLKEKAKWASEVGFKALEIACWPNENDRDYSSCDIDVDTLTAEKAEEIKAYFEEYGLKISSLAYYDNNLDKDPVRRAFINNHTKKVIDAAVMLGTPLVGTFVGRNIEKDMEENFNEFEVVFTELVAYAEERGIKLMIENCDMKGWQYPGIPGTISYTPELWREMFRRVPSKSFGLNFDPSHLVPQFIDYLRAAEEFSDRIFHVHAKDAEILQEGLYNYGINNRKLFKAGEDNFGYWRYRMPSLGQVDWEKLIDLLRSKGYDGFISTEHEDPLYEGSEEKVKEGLVIGLKHLEKFI; encoded by the coding sequence ATGCATTTAGGATTTTTAACAGTTTGTTTAGGAAAGATGCCGTTAAAAGAAAAAGCAAAATGGGCAAGTGAGGTTGGATTTAAGGCTCTTGAAATTGCCTGCTGGCCAAATGAAAATGACAGGGACTATTCCAGCTGTGATATAGATGTAGATACTTTGACTGCTGAGAAGGCAGAAGAAATAAAAGCCTATTTTGAAGAATACGGCTTAAAAATTTCTTCTCTTGCTTACTATGATAACAATTTGGACAAAGATCCTGTAAGAAGAGCTTTTATAAATAATCACACTAAAAAGGTTATTGATGCGGCAGTTATGCTTGGCACACCATTAGTTGGAACCTTCGTAGGACGAAACATAGAAAAAGATATGGAAGAAAACTTTAATGAGTTTGAGGTGGTTTTTACTGAGCTTGTAGCATATGCTGAGGAAAGAGGCATAAAGCTTATGATTGAAAACTGCGATATGAAAGGTTGGCAATATCCAGGCATACCAGGGACAATTTCTTACACTCCGGAGCTTTGGAGAGAAATGTTTAGAAGAGTACCAAGCAAGAGCTTTGGATTAAACTTCGACCCATCGCACTTAGTTCCTCAATTTATAGATTATTTAAGAGCTGCTGAAGAGTTTTCAGACAGGATATTCCATGTTCATGCAAAGGATGCAGAGATACTTCAAGAAGGCCTATATAACTATGGAATAAACAATAGAAAGCTATTCAAAGCTGGAGAAGACAATTTTGGCTACTGGAGATACCGCATGCCAAGTCTTGGACAAGTAGATTGGGAAAAACTAATTGACCTTCTAAGGAGCAAGGGTTATGATGGATTCATAAGCACTGAGCACGAAGACCCATTGTACGAAGGCAGTGAAGAGAAAGTTAAAGAAGGCTTAGTTATTGGGTTAAAACATTTAGAAAAATTTATATAG
- a CDS encoding sugar phosphate isomerase/epimerase family protein, which produces MNIPVALQLYTLRSELEKDFIGTLKKVADLGYKGVEFAGFGGFSALELKSYLDAFGLKPAGAHIGIEQLTGNLDQVIDYNLQLGNKYIVCPWASFEGKEDYLKMAELLKEVGTKLKNSGLQLCYHNHAHELEKFEGEYGLDIIYNKVPAELLKAEIDTYWVTYAGLNPVEYIKKYADRIPLLHIKDMENSENREFAEIGTGTIDIKAIAKQSEKNETEWLIVEQDVCKREPLESVRISLENLRKMNLA; this is translated from the coding sequence ATGAATATTCCTGTTGCATTACAGTTATACACTCTTCGTAGTGAATTAGAAAAGGATTTTATCGGTACACTGAAAAAAGTTGCTGATTTAGGCTATAAGGGAGTTGAGTTTGCAGGTTTTGGTGGATTTTCAGCTTTGGAGCTGAAGTCTTATCTTGATGCCTTTGGGCTTAAGCCTGCAGGTGCTCATATTGGAATTGAACAATTAACAGGTAATCTTGACCAAGTTATTGATTATAATCTTCAGCTTGGCAATAAATATATTGTCTGCCCTTGGGCAAGCTTTGAAGGCAAAGAAGACTATTTGAAAATGGCTGAGCTTTTAAAAGAGGTAGGAACAAAGCTTAAGAACTCAGGACTTCAGCTTTGCTATCATAATCATGCTCATGAACTTGAAAAGTTTGAGGGTGAATACGGACTAGATATTATATATAACAAAGTGCCTGCGGAACTTCTGAAAGCTGAGATAGATACTTATTGGGTGACTTATGCTGGATTAAATCCAGTTGAATATATTAAAAAATATGCTGACAGAATTCCGCTGCTTCATATAAAGGACATGGAAAACAGCGAAAATAGAGAGTTTGCTGAAATAGGAACTGGAACGATCGATATAAAAGCTATAGCTAAGCAGTCAGAAAAAAATGAAACGGAATGGCTTATTGTTGAGCAGGATGTATGCAAGAGAGAACCTCTTGAGAGTGTAAGGATAAGCCTTGAGAATTTAAGAAAAATGAATTTAGCTTAA
- a CDS encoding Gfo/Idh/MocA family protein, which translates to MKNKKLRIGIIGCGGIANGKHMPSLAKLNTIEMVAFCDIIEEKAKAAAEKYGSENAKYYTDYKELLNDKSIDVVHVCTPNKSHSFITVDALEAGKHVMCEKPMAKTAADARLMVEAAKRTGKKLTIGYQNRFRADSQYLHTVCEKGDLGEIYYAKAHAIRRRAVPTWGVFLNEEEQGGGPLIDIGTHALDLTLWMMGNYKPKSVMGTAYHKLSGRKNAANAWGPWDPEKFTVEDSAFGFITMENGATIVLESSWALNSLDVREAQTTLCGTEGGADMIGGLRINGENLGRLYDTKVELNSGGVAFYDGKQESDADLEARLWIDSILNDTEVVVKPEQALVVTEILEAIYESSKTGKAVYFE; encoded by the coding sequence ATGAAAAATAAAAAGCTTCGAATTGGTATTATAGGCTGTGGGGGAATAGCTAATGGAAAACATATGCCAAGCTTAGCCAAGCTTAATACAATAGAGATGGTGGCCTTTTGCGATATTATTGAAGAAAAGGCTAAGGCTGCTGCCGAGAAATATGGTAGTGAGAATGCAAAGTACTATACTGATTACAAAGAATTATTAAATGATAAATCCATAGACGTTGTACATGTTTGCACGCCTAACAAATCCCATTCGTTTATTACAGTGGATGCTTTAGAGGCAGGCAAGCATGTAATGTGTGAAAAGCCAATGGCTAAAACTGCTGCTGATGCACGTCTAATGGTTGAGGCTGCAAAGAGGACAGGTAAAAAACTTACTATAGGCTATCAGAACCGTTTTAGAGCTGATTCACAGTATTTACATACTGTTTGCGAAAAGGGCGATTTAGGGGAAATTTATTATGCAAAGGCCCATGCTATAAGAAGACGAGCAGTGCCAACCTGGGGGGTATTTTTAAATGAAGAAGAACAGGGTGGAGGACCATTAATAGATATTGGAACACATGCTCTAGATTTAACTCTTTGGATGATGGGGAATTATAAGCCAAAATCCGTAATGGGAACGGCTTATCATAAGCTTTCAGGCAGGAAAAATGCGGCTAATGCCTGGGGACCATGGGATCCTGAAAAGTTTACTGTGGAAGACTCTGCTTTTGGTTTTATAACCATGGAAAATGGAGCAACTATAGTTCTTGAGTCAAGCTGGGCTTTAAATAGCCTAGACGTTCGTGAAGCTCAAACAACTCTTTGTGGCACAGAGGGTGGAGCAGACATGATAGGGGGACTTAGAATAAATGGAGAAAATTTAGGCAGGTTATACGATACAAAAGTTGAGTTAAACTCTGGGGGGGTTGCTTTTTATGATGGTAAACAAGAAAGCGACGCAGATTTAGAAGCAAGGCTTTGGATTGATAGCATACTTAATGACACTGAAGTTGTTGTAAAACCAGAGCAGGCGCTAGTAGTTACAGAAATATTGGAAGCTATATACGAATCTTCAAAAACAGGTAAAGCAGTATATTTTGAATAA
- a CDS encoding AraC family transcriptional regulator, with product MEAWQEKNLLDPSFPFKLIIDGGKCPVSHHWHDEVEIIYMTNGSVKVGVNNKMYNIKAGDILLISSGDIHCFLPDSSIGSRIVIQFNLAIFDSLGAFMNERKEIRPLFDCSKRLSSEWRTEVKQEMENQIKGIFEEYNKKEEGYKLALKARLYDLVVLLLRKVPMERLSFEEENRHREALGRLENIFRFVEDNYLSDISLEEAAKTAGFSVYHFTRFFKMKTGITFGQYLSSFRVTKAEWLLMNNEHSITEIAYKCGFNSVKTFNRVFKQLKGYSPSEYKKQNMRTS from the coding sequence ATGGAAGCTTGGCAGGAAAAAAATCTGCTTGATCCTAGTTTTCCATTCAAATTGATTATTGACGGTGGAAAGTGCCCTGTCTCTCATCATTGGCATGATGAAGTTGAAATTATATACATGACTAATGGCAGCGTTAAGGTTGGTGTCAATAACAAGATGTATAATATTAAAGCTGGTGATATCCTACTAATAAGCAGTGGAGATATACACTGTTTTTTGCCTGATTCCAGTATAGGGAGCCGAATAGTTATACAATTTAATCTTGCTATTTTTGACAGCCTTGGAGCTTTTATGAATGAGAGAAAAGAAATTAGGCCGCTGTTTGATTGCTCAAAAAGGCTTAGCTCAGAATGGAGAACTGAAGTTAAGCAGGAGATGGAAAATCAGATTAAGGGTATTTTTGAAGAGTATAATAAAAAAGAAGAAGGGTACAAGCTTGCTCTTAAAGCAAGGCTTTATGATTTAGTTGTGCTTCTGCTTAGAAAGGTTCCTATGGAGAGACTCAGCTTTGAAGAAGAAAACAGACACAGAGAGGCTCTAGGAAGACTGGAAAATATATTTAGGTTTGTAGAAGATAATTATTTATCAGATATAAGTTTGGAAGAAGCTGCAAAGACAGCAGGTTTTAGCGTATATCATTTTACAAGGTTTTTTAAAATGAAAACAGGCATAACCTTTGGTCAATATTTGAGCAGTTTTAGAGTAACAAAGGCCGAATGGCTTCTCATGAATAATGAGCATAGTATAACAGAAATAGCCTATAAGTGCGGTTTTAACAGCGTTAAAACCTTTAATAGAGTTTTTAAACAGCTAAAGGGCTACTCTCCTTCGGAGTATAAAAAGCAAAATATGAGAACAAGTTAG
- a CDS encoding Cof-type HAD-IIB family hydrolase has translation MIQAIFFDIDGTLISSKLKTCSASTRKALAKLREKGVYTFVATGRHILEIEKEHLIDGLYFDAYITLNGQYCFNSKEVIYQNEINKEDIKNLIKQIDESPYPCMFVEKDNMYINIINQRVIEVQKSIYSSLPPIMDIHRALENPVYQIIPYIDSKQAELYPLSVLKHCKSIRWNPYAIDIIPASGSKMEGIKKLLEYYKIPPENTMAFGDGENDIEMLDCVAIGIAMGNAGEKVKKVADYITDSVENDGVAQALEYFNLV, from the coding sequence ATGATACAAGCTATATTTTTTGATATTGATGGAACTCTAATTTCCAGTAAGTTAAAAACTTGTTCAGCTTCTACTAGAAAAGCATTAGCAAAGCTTCGTGAAAAAGGAGTTTACACCTTTGTAGCTACAGGACGGCACATTTTAGAAATTGAGAAAGAACACTTAATAGATGGGCTCTATTTTGATGCATATATCACTTTAAATGGTCAGTATTGCTTTAATAGTAAAGAGGTAATTTACCAAAATGAAATTAATAAGGAAGATATAAAGAACTTAATCAAACAAATTGATGAATCTCCATATCCTTGCATGTTTGTAGAAAAGGATAATATGTATATCAACATAATAAACCAACGAGTGATAGAGGTTCAAAAATCAATATATTCGTCACTGCCTCCCATTATGGATATTCACAGGGCTTTAGAAAACCCTGTTTATCAAATAATTCCTTATATAGATAGCAAGCAAGCGGAACTTTATCCTTTAAGCGTGCTTAAGCATTGCAAGTCAATTCGATGGAATCCCTATGCAATAGATATCATTCCGGCTAGCGGCAGCAAAATGGAAGGTATCAAAAAGCTTTTAGAGTATTATAAGATTCCACCTGAAAATACCATGGCTTTTGGCGATGGAGAGAATGACATAGAAATGCTTGATTGCGTAGCTATTGGTATTGCTATGGGAAACGCTGGTGAGAAGGTAAAAAAAGTTGCGGACTATATTACTGACAGTGTAGAAAATGACGGTGTAGCTCAAGCTCTAGAATATTTTAATTTGGTTTAA
- a CDS encoding EamA family transporter, producing MLGGIAVYIISTFYWFSILKKFDLTKVYPLQSISYIVVLFFGYLMFKEPITKNTLVGTLIIVVGVFIITKQ from the coding sequence ATGCTTGGTGGGATAGCAGTATATATCATTTCTACCTTTTACTGGTTTTCTATACTAAAAAAATTTGATTTAACAAAAGTATACCCACTGCAAAGCATCAGTTATATAGTGGTACTATTTTTTGGCTATTTAATGTTTAAGGAACCTATCACTAAGAACACCCTGGTAGGCACCTTAATCATAGTTGTTGGTGTTTTTATAATAACTAAGCAATAA
- a CDS encoding winged helix-turn-helix transcriptional regulator — MEKIHMCPRFEAAFELLGKRWTGLIIRSLLSGAKRFSDIQEIIPNLSARMLTERFKELEEQGILVRKVYPEMPVRIEYELTEKGRSLESSMNEIQKWAERWT, encoded by the coding sequence ATGGAAAAAATTCATATGTGTCCTAGATTTGAAGCTGCCTTTGAGCTTCTTGGAAAGAGATGGACTGGACTTATAATCCGTTCTCTCCTTAGTGGAGCAAAACGATTTTCAGATATACAGGAAATAATTCCAAACCTGAGCGCTCGTATGCTAACAGAACGATTTAAGGAACTTGAAGAACAAGGTATTCTTGTTAGAAAAGTTTATCCTGAAATGCCTGTGCGCATTGAATACGAGCTAACAGAAAAAGGCAGAAGTTTGGAAAGTTCTATGAATGAAATTCAAAAATGGGCTGAAAGATGGACATAA
- a CDS encoding sensor histidine kinase, whose translation MKNRLLNDLKSKFNSNTSITRKLFIITAIFFAAFVGSTLIIQSLFFERFYISKKKSDLINNIESFRSEYNKSKDVVAAMEVAAEHEANNNIKIVILDSSSRLKFNQSKFRNEGNKTKDLTDFIRLWSEQTNKSILVDNKTQTYLVSNRDGDTRNIVAVNYNSDKTEVIFALSSLQPVNEAVGVIEKLYFYFTLVAVLFTILLAFIYSKMIAKPLVKINKVATKMAQLDFTEKCQVDNKDEIGNVAASLNFLSENLDNALTSLKQANTKLEEDIEKERKLEKMRKEFVAAVSHELKTPISLIDGYAVGLKDDIFEGADRDYYLDIIIDEAEKMGNLVSDMLDLSYLESGSFKLKREKFNLTELIEHTIKKYETIFEEKRAELKLDLLPQVIVNADWNRLEQVLTNFVTNALRHVNEAGSIYVNAREMENSFVVEVENTGSSIPEEDIGRIWDQFYKIDKARTRKLGGTGIGLSIVKNILVHHDYSYGAINTDNGVKFYFEVPKL comes from the coding sequence ATGAAGAATAGACTACTTAATGATTTAAAGAGTAAATTTAATAGCAATACAAGTATAACTAGGAAACTATTTATAATCACAGCTATATTCTTTGCTGCTTTTGTTGGAAGCACTTTGATAATTCAATCATTGTTTTTTGAACGTTTTTATATAAGCAAGAAAAAAAGCGATTTAATAAATAATATTGAAAGTTTTAGAAGTGAATACAACAAGTCAAAGGATGTTGTTGCGGCTATGGAAGTGGCTGCTGAACATGAGGCAAATAATAATATTAAAATAGTAATTTTAGACAGCTCAAGCAGATTAAAATTTAATCAATCAAAATTTAGAAACGAAGGAAACAAAACAAAGGATCTTACTGACTTTATTAGATTATGGAGCGAGCAAACCAATAAATCAATTTTGGTAGACAACAAAACACAAACTTATCTAGTAAGCAATAGAGATGGTGATACAAGGAACATCGTTGCAGTGAATTATAATAGCGATAAAACAGAAGTTATCTTTGCTTTGTCTTCGCTTCAGCCAGTTAATGAAGCTGTGGGAGTAATAGAAAAGCTGTATTTTTATTTTACTCTCGTAGCAGTTTTGTTTACTATCCTTCTTGCATTTATATACTCTAAAATGATAGCTAAACCATTGGTAAAAATCAATAAGGTAGCTACAAAGATGGCACAGCTAGATTTTACTGAAAAGTGTCAGGTTGACAATAAGGATGAAATAGGAAATGTAGCTGCATCCTTAAATTTCCTATCAGAAAATCTTGATAATGCTTTAACTTCATTAAAGCAAGCCAATACTAAGCTTGAAGAGGATATCGAAAAGGAAAGAAAGCTTGAGAAAATGAGAAAAGAGTTTGTGGCAGCAGTTTCCCATGAGCTTAAGACGCCTATAAGCCTTATTGATGGTTATGCAGTAGGTCTGAAGGATGATATCTTTGAAGGCGCAGATAGAGACTACTATCTTGACATAATAATTGACGAAGCGGAAAAGATGGGAAACCTTGTTTCAGACATGTTGGATTTATCCTACCTAGAGTCAGGAAGCTTTAAATTAAAAAGAGAAAAATTTAATTTAACCGAGCTTATAGAGCACACCATTAAAAAATATGAAACTATTTTTGAGGAGAAAAGAGCAGAATTAAAACTAGACCTTCTACCGCAGGTTATAGTTAATGCAGATTGGAATAGACTAGAGCAAGTGCTTACAAACTTTGTTACTAATGCTTTGCGCCATGTAAATGAAGCTGGAAGTATATATGTTAACGCAAGAGAAATGGAAAACAGCTTTGTAGTCGAGGTGGAAAATACAGGTTCTTCAATACCTGAAGAGGATATTGGGAGGATATGGGATCAATTTTATAAAATTGACAAGGCAAGAACAAGAAAGCTTGGAGGTACTGGAATAGGGCTTTCCATAGTTAAAAATATTCTTGTGCATCATGATTACTCTTATGGAGCTATAAACACAGATAATGGTGTAAAATTCTATTTTGAAGTACCCAAACTTTAA
- a CDS encoding response regulator transcription factor: MKEKILIVDDEERMRKLIAAYLHKEGYETFEAENGVQALNMFKSQSFHLIILDVMMPIMDGWSTCREIRKTSDVPIIFLTAKGEDEDKLIGFELGTDHYVTKPFNMKLLIARIKTLLNRAYKTEMKQKKEHLYDGLHVDELSHKVSINGISLNLSPKEYDLLIYFIANKDIVLSREKILDYIWGFDFEGDLRTVDSHIKRLREKLGEKAYLISTVRGTGYRFEAKNEE; this comes from the coding sequence ATGAAAGAAAAAATTTTAATTGTTGATGATGAAGAAAGAATGAGAAAGCTTATTGCTGCTTATCTTCACAAAGAAGGTTATGAAACCTTTGAAGCTGAAAATGGTGTTCAGGCATTAAATATGTTTAAGAGCCAAAGCTTTCATTTAATAATACTAGACGTGATGATGCCTATTATGGATGGTTGGTCAACCTGTAGGGAAATTAGGAAGACCTCAGATGTTCCTATAATTTTTCTTACTGCAAAGGGTGAAGATGAGGATAAGCTTATAGGCTTTGAACTTGGAACAGATCATTATGTTACTAAGCCTTTTAATATGAAGCTTTTAATAGCAAGAATAAAAACACTTTTAAACAGAGCATATAAAACGGAAATGAAGCAGAAGAAGGAACATTTATATGATGGACTTCATGTAGATGAATTATCTCATAAGGTATCAATAAATGGAATAAGCTTAAATCTGTCTCCCAAAGAATACGATTTATTAATATATTTTATAGCAAATAAAGACATTGTTTTAAGCCGCGAAAAAATACTGGATTATATATGGGGCTTTGACTTTGAAGGTGATCTTAGAACTGTAGACAGCCATATAAAAAGGCTAAGAGAAAAGCTTGGTGAAAAGGCATACTTAATTTCAACGGTTAGAGGAACAGGATATAGATTTGAGGCAAAGAATGAAGAATAG
- a CDS encoding ABC transporter permease, which produces MRLSKLLKVAMSSVWNNKMRSFLTMLGIIIGISSVIILVGMGEGTKKKVTEQIEKLGTNLITVSITGNRTSPISEQEIEELKTKPGIKEIAPSISGNANLKAGDKSGTASLEASTPNYTSIRKVNVSQGRFISQRDIDNRFKVLVIGPETATNMFETTNVVGKTMYVNGIEFTIIGVLESQGTSNAGSNDDKIILPISTAQRLLKNSTIRTFYIEAENKDKVSEAMAYLQLFLNKKYNNDTKSFRVMNQTTLLETANATTESMTTMLSGIAAISLVVGGIGIMNIMLVSVIERTREIGIRKAIGAKRRTILLQFLIEAATISSLGGIAGVLTGYLGAYLGLKYFNTTILISGNIVLAAFGFSAIVGIIFGIYPANKASKLNPIDALRFE; this is translated from the coding sequence ATGAGACTATCAAAACTTTTGAAGGTAGCAATGTCTTCTGTTTGGAATAATAAAATGCGATCCTTTCTTACGATGCTGGGCATAATAATTGGTATTTCTTCAGTTATAATACTTGTAGGCATGGGAGAAGGTACAAAAAAGAAAGTTACTGAGCAAATTGAAAAGCTTGGTACTAACTTAATTACCGTAAGTATAACAGGAAACAGAACATCACCCATCTCAGAGCAAGAAATAGAAGAATTAAAAACTAAACCTGGAATTAAAGAAATAGCACCTAGCATATCTGGAAATGCGAATTTAAAGGCCGGGGATAAATCTGGAACTGCAAGCCTTGAAGCATCTACGCCTAACTATACTTCAATTAGGAAGGTAAATGTAAGCCAAGGAAGATTTATTTCGCAAAGAGATATAGACAACAGATTCAAGGTGTTGGTTATAGGACCTGAAACAGCTACCAATATGTTTGAAACTACTAATGTTGTGGGCAAGACAATGTATGTTAACGGAATTGAGTTTACAATAATAGGCGTGCTTGAATCACAAGGAACTTCAAATGCAGGCTCGAACGATGATAAAATTATACTGCCAATATCAACTGCGCAAAGACTTCTTAAAAACTCTACAATAAGAACTTTTTATATAGAAGCAGAGAATAAAGACAAAGTAAGCGAAGCTATGGCTTACTTGCAATTGTTCTTAAATAAAAAGTATAATAATGATACAAAGAGCTTTAGGGTTATGAACCAAACCACTCTCCTTGAAACAGCTAACGCAACAACTGAAAGCATGACAACAATGTTAAGCGGCATAGCTGCTATTTCACTAGTAGTCGGAGGCATAGGCATTATGAATATAATGCTAGTATCAGTAATTGAAAGAACCAGGGAAATAGGTATAAGAAAAGCAATTGGAGCTAAGAGAAGAACCATACTTCTTCAATTTTTAATAGAGGCTGCAACTATAAGCAGTCTAGGCGGAATTGCAGGTGTTCTCACAGGATATTTAGGAGCTTACCTAGGGCTTAAGTACTTTAACACTACTATACTTATCTCTGGCAATATAGTTTTAGCTGCCTTTGGCTTCTCAGCAATAGTTGGAATTATATTTGGGATATACCCGGCAAATAAAGCTTCTAAGCTAAATCCAATCGATGCGTTAAGATTTGAATAA
- a CDS encoding ABC transporter ATP-binding protein, whose product MTDNIKGEEVIKITNLDKVYNMGSSSFKALDDVSLSISKGEYVAIVGPSGAGKSTLMNIIGCLDTPTEGEYILDGLNTKCSDNKLAEIRNKKIGFIFQNYNLLPKLNIMENVELPLLYLGYPNSKIREKAKEAIEKVGLTSHIKHKPSELSGGQMQRVAIARALVTDPQIILADEPTGALDSKTGKEVLKMLDDLNKEGNTIIMITHDKEIASNAKRIITVKDGKIQSDSLNDCEVGA is encoded by the coding sequence ATGACAGATAACATAAAAGGCGAAGAAGTAATTAAAATAACAAATTTAGATAAAGTTTATAATATGGGCAGCAGTAGCTTTAAAGCATTGGATGATGTTAGCTTAAGCATCTCTAAGGGGGAATATGTGGCTATAGTAGGACCATCTGGTGCTGGTAAGTCAACACTCATGAATATAATAGGCTGTCTGGATACGCCAACAGAAGGCGAATATATTCTAGATGGATTAAATACAAAATGCAGTGACAACAAGCTAGCAGAAATAAGAAACAAAAAGATTGGCTTTATATTTCAAAACTATAACTTGCTGCCCAAATTAAATATAATGGAAAATGTGGAGCTTCCGCTTCTTTACTTAGGATATCCAAACAGCAAGATAAGGGAAAAAGCAAAGGAAGCTATTGAAAAAGTTGGACTTACAAGCCATATAAAGCATAAACCATCAGAGCTTTCGGGAGGGCAAATGCAAAGAGTTGCTATTGCTAGAGCCTTAGTTACTGACCCGCAGATTATTCTTGCAGACGAGCCTACTGGAGCCTTAGACAGCAAAACAGGAAAAGAAGTATTAAAGATGTTAGATGATTTAAATAAAGAAGGTAATACTATAATTATGATTACTCACGATAAGGAAATAGCATCAAATGCAAAGCGTATTATCACTGTAAAAGATGGAAAAATACAGTCTGACAGCCTCAATGATTGTGAGGTGGGAGCATGA
- a CDS encoding efflux RND transporter periplasmic adaptor subunit, producing MKSKLIKALIACVVVVGISGGGYYGYKKVFAAKQVTAPTARSITVAARKMNLQVNVQGTGAAYSSNTKEVMPGNNGNIKDLSFKIGDTVTAGQKLFVSDSDDVRQAVTTAQNNLNDANLNLTSAQNELTASQKDLSDAEAAASTAASTNSQSSDTSKSNNNQSNSSQGTKSVDSLKLQVQRNQASVEQAKLKVTAAKDKLTSAKDAVGKMTVTAPIAGVITAVNLTNGDSAQQNKAVLTIVDMSAIRVKVAVDELDIEKIKLGQKSEVKFDAIKNKTYEGTVETIAQEGKSTNNVTTYDVVVAITNSEGIKLGMNANVNILVENKENALVIPAEALVEMNGKRYVRVENSEGNTGTQGTGTNQAATGTPANNQVTANSQGAPAPSGSATTQSGKNNNANNSNKSAKQAARTNQRNTAATTTNTQNVSVGKLVEIKTGLENENYIEVLEGVTEGQKLLVALPQTSTTNNNQNQGRNAMGSFGGGAPSGAQGGFPRN from the coding sequence ATGAAAAGTAAGCTAATTAAAGCGTTAATAGCTTGTGTAGTCGTTGTTGGAATTTCTGGAGGAGGCTATTATGGTTATAAGAAGGTGTTTGCAGCTAAGCAAGTTACAGCACCTACAGCTAGGTCCATAACAGTTGCAGCAAGAAAAATGAATCTTCAAGTAAATGTGCAAGGAACTGGTGCTGCATATTCATCAAATACTAAAGAAGTGATGCCCGGCAATAACGGAAACATAAAGGACCTTAGCTTTAAAATAGGAGATACAGTAACAGCTGGACAAAAGCTTTTTGTTTCTGATAGCGATGATGTTAGACAAGCTGTAACTACAGCTCAAAACAACTTAAATGATGCAAATTTAAACTTAACTTCAGCACAAAACGAGCTAACTGCAAGTCAAAAGGATTTATCTGATGCTGAAGCAGCTGCAAGTACTGCTGCTTCAACTAACTCTCAGTCAAGTGACACAAGCAAATCAAATAATAATCAGTCAAACAGCAGTCAAGGAACTAAATCAGTGGATTCACTGAAGCTTCAAGTTCAAAGAAATCAGGCATCTGTTGAGCAAGCTAAGCTAAAAGTGACAGCTGCAAAGGATAAGCTGACTTCAGCTAAGGATGCAGTTGGTAAAATGACAGTAACTGCTCCAATAGCCGGTGTTATTACTGCAGTAAACTTAACAAATGGAGATAGTGCTCAGCAAAATAAGGCAGTACTTACCATTGTAGATATGAGCGCAATTAGGGTTAAGGTAGCTGTCGATGAACTTGATATTGAAAAAATTAAGCTAGGACAAAAGTCTGAAGTAAAATTCGATGCTATAAAAAACAAGACCTATGAAGGTACAGTTGAAACAATTGCTCAGGAAGGAAAAAGCACTAATAACGTAACTACCTATGATGTAGTAGTCGCAATAACTAATTCTGAAGGAATTAAACTTGGCATGAATGCCAATGTAAATATTCTGGTTGAAAATAAGGAAAATGCTTTAGTAATACCTGCTGAAGCTTTAGTTGAAATGAATGGCAAAAGATATGTAAGAGTTGAAAACTCTGAGGGTAATACTGGAACACAAGGTACAGGTACTAATCAAGCAGCGACTGGAACTCCAGCAAATAATCAAGTAACTGCTAATAGTCAAGGTGCTCCAGCGCCATCGGGTTCGGCAACAACTCAGAGTGGTAAAAATAATAATGCTAATAACTCTAATAAATCTGCTAAACAGGCTGCAAGAACTAATCAAAGAAACACTGCTGCAACAACAACAAATACACAAAATGTAAGTGTGGGTAAATTAGTTGAAATAAAAACCGGACTTGAAAATGAGAATTATATTGAAGTCTTAGAAGGAGTTACAGAAGGTCAGAAGCTTTTAGTTGCCTTGCCTCAAACTAGTACAACAAATAACAATCAAAATCAAGGCAGAAATGCAATGGGCAGCTTCGGGGGAGGGGCGCCATCAGGAGCACAAGGAGGCTTCCCAAGAAACTAA